The following DNA comes from Mycolicibacterium aromaticivorans JS19b1 = JCM 16368.
AGTAGCCACGGGCGCCGGGATCGGCGGGCGCCGGGTCCGCCAGCGCCGCGCACTGCGGTGGGGCCGCCGTCCACCCGGATCCGAAGCCCCACAAGCCCGCAGCGCTCACCGGCCCGGCCAGGTCGGCGATCTCGTAGCCGGCCGGAAGCGACGACCGGATGCGTTTGATGTTGGCCGGGTTGATCGCACCCGCGCCGGTCGCCGCCGTCGACGAGGACGACGTCGGCGGAGCCGGAGTGCGCTGCGCGCACGCCGCCAGACCGAGGCCCGTCGCCAGGCACAGTGTCGTCGTCAGGCAGACGATCAGCCGCCGCACGGGGCTTTGATACCACTGATCGTCCGGCTGATGCGCGTGCCTCGCGGGCTAATCTGTCAGCCATGTGTACTCGGGTGCTGTGGAACACCAATGACCTAGCGGTCCTCACCGGGCGCTCGATGGACTGGCCGGAGTCGACGCAACCGTTGATCGTCGGGTTTCCCAGCGGCCGGGACCGCGACGGCAGCCGGCCGACCGGAATCGTCGCCGACCCGAATCCGCTGCGCTGGACGAGCCGCTACGCCAGCCTGGTGACGACCGTCTACGGACTGGGCACCGTGGACGGCCTCAACGAGGCGGGTCTCGCCGGCCACGGGCTGTACCTGAACGAAACGGACTTCGGCCCGCGCGACCCGGCGAAACCCGGGGTGCAGGCCGGACTGTGGTTGCAGTATCTGCTGGATCAGGCGGACACGGTCGCCGAGGCACTGCGGCTGATGGACGAGATCCAGCCGGTGAAGGTGTCGGCCCACGGACGTGACGCCAACCTGCACGTCGCGCTCGAGGACGCCGGTGGCGACTCGGCGATCATCGAGTTCGCCCAAGGCCGGGCGGTGGTCCACCACGGCCGCCAGTTCACGTTGATGACCAACGATCCCACCTACGACGAGCAGCTGAATCTGCTTTCCCTGCAAGACTTTTCCCATCCGAGCCGGGAGATGCCGTTGCCAGGGAACGTGAACCCGGTCGATCGGTTCCAGCGCGCGGCGTACTACAGCGCCTTGCTGCCCACCCCGGGTTCACAGCGCGAGGCGATCGCGAGCGTGATGGCGATCATGCGTAATGTGTCGGTTCCGTTCGGCGCGCCGTACGGCGACTTCGGCGTCTACAACACCGAATACCGAACGGTGACCGACCTGACCAACCGGATGTACTTCTTCGAGTTGACCACCAGCCCCAACGTCGTGTGGGTCGACATGGACCGGTTGAAGCTCGATGACACGCCGGTCGCCGTCGACCCCTACGACCAATCGCTGATCGGCGACATCACCGACCGCTTCGCGCCGCGTGAGATGGCGTTCTAGCCGAGTACATCTAGCTGTACTCGGCTTAGACATTGGTGACGGATCGCTATTGCTGTAGGGAGGACCTCCGGGCTTAGTGGAGATGTCTGACGTCTTCACCAGTCCACGGAGGTCCTCGTGTCCCACGCTAATGCCCGTTTGACCGTTCATGGTCGTCTGCTGCTCGTTGAGCGGATCGTTAAGGGACACCGACCGGTGTCTCATGTCGCTGCCGAATTAGGAGTGTCGCGCCAGTGCGCTCACCGATGGGTGCGCCGGTTTCGCGATGAAGGCGTTGCCGGGTTGTCGGATCGCTCCTCACGACCACACCGCTGCCCGCGCCGCACATCAGCTGTCATTGAAGATGCGGTCCTCGAACTGCGCCGCGCCAGTAGGCGGGGCCAGGACTGGATCGGCGCCGAACTCGGTCTGCCGGCCCGCACGATCTCGGCGATCTTGCGCCGCCACCAGCTGCCGTATCTGAGGGACTGCGACCCGCTGACCGGTGACGTGATCCGGTCATCGAAAGCGACCGCGGTCCGCTACGAACGGGCACGCCCCGGAGAACTAATTCATATGGATGTCAAGAAGATTGGCCGCATCCCTGACGGAGGCGGATGGAAGGCTCACGGCCGAGCCAAGAGCAGATCTGCTGCACAGAGGAACGCGCGCATCGGGTTCGACTACGTGCACTCCGTCGTTGACGACCATTCGCGGCTGGCCTACTCAGAGATCCTGCCCGATGAAAAGGGAGCGACGTGCGGTGAGTTTTTAGCCAGGGCCGCCGAGTACTTCCGCGCCCACGGCATCCCGACCATCGAGAGACTCATCACCGACAACCACTGGAGTTATCGACGCTCCGCCGATGTCGCGGCTGTCATCGCAGGCCTGGGCGCCAAGCACGTCTTCATCAAGCCGCATTGCCCCTGGCAGAACGGGAAAGTGGAGCGCTACAACCGCACCCTGCAGACCGAGTGGGCCTACCAGCAGATATTCACCACCAACGACGCTCGCAGCGCTGCCCTTGCACCCTGGCTCGAGGACTACAACAATCGACGACGCCACTCAGCCCTCGGAGGCCAACCCCCGATTAGCAGACTGACGCCAACGTCCTAGCCGAGTACATCTAGCGGTTGAGGCGCCAGATGTCCGTCGACATCAGCGTCGCGAACGAACACCACAACGGGTAGGGCGCCAGCGCCGCGCCGAACTTCGGGTCCGCGGCGGCGGACCGGCGCGCCAGGTCGGCGCTGCTGACGGCAAGCGCGCCGGCCGCCACCGCTGACGGTCCGAGCTTGTGAGACTTGAAGAACAGCCAACTCCAGCCGGCATTGAGCACCAGGTTGACCCCAAGCGCGCCGATGTAGCTGCGGGCCTTGGCGTCCTCGCCGTTGGCTCTCAGCTTGTCGATCGTTGCCGCCGACGTGACGGCGATATCGGCGTACAGCGTCGTCCACGCCACCGGGAACACGGCGTTCGGCGGAACGTAGCGGGGTTTCCGAATGCGGGGATACCAGGTCTCGACACCGCTGCGACTGGCAATGCTGCCGGTCACGGCGGCCGCGGCGGTGGCCAATGAAGTTGCGACGATGGACTTTCCCATGGCGCCAACTTACCCATGCGCAAGATCTGCAAACGCGCGCCTGCACCGGTCGTCACACAGTGGTCAGAACCGGGTCCGCTGGCGACCGACGCCGGCGTGCGCCGGCATGGTGCCTCCGGGCTGTGGTCGCGCTGATCGGGCCGGCAGCGCGCGGGGCTTGGGGCCCGCGGCGCCGTGTGGTCGCACCGTGGCGCCCCGCGCGGCGGGCGCCGGACTGCTCGGGGGCGGCCCGGCGAGAAGCGTTGCGCCGCCGACTCCGAACGGTCCTGCAGGCGTCGTTCCGAGCGGGCGCCCCAAATCCGCCTCCTGCAGACCGTCGTCCAGCCCGACGGGGATCGCCGTGAGGAGATCCCGGACCATGGTCGCCGGGTTTGTCGGATTCGCCAGCGTCGCCCGGGTCGGCTCACCCGGGCTGGTGGTGCGGTCGTAGGCCCATTCGACGATCACCCGCAGGGGCGCGTCGAGGACGTCGAGGATCGGCGCCGGTACGCCGATCTGGGCGAGCGGCATGAGCAGCGGCAGGCGCTGTGTGGGCAGCAGGTAGTACGTCGTGTCACCGGTGGTGCCCTGATTCAACGCACCTGCGACGGAGACGGTGTAGTGCTCGTGCAGGTAGACGATTCCGGCCAGTGCATTGAGGTCGGCCACCAGGTTCAGCGGACGCAGGGGGAAGTCGGCCCAGCCGTCGTACTGCTGCGCGATGTCGGCGGTCGGAAATCGGCAGTCGGTGCCGCCGGCATCGCAGCTGTCAGTGGGTGTCGCACCATCGAACGTGACCCCGAGGAAAGGGATGGAGAGGCCCGCGAAACGTTCGAGAAAGCCTCCGTTAGGCCGGTTCGGGTTACTGACGACCACGAACGAGACGGCCGGTGTCGTGCCGACGGAGTCGCGATACTGCGCGATGAGGTCGCGCTTGACGATCGAGGCGATCCTCGCGCTCTGCGAATACCCGAAGACTACGTAATCCAATGCAGGGCCTTCAGCACCGAGATGCCTTGCCTCGCAGGATGTTCGGCCCTGCAGACAGTTGCCCAGATTGTCGGCGCCTGCCGCGACAGACTCGTCGAAGCGGTCCGCGCCGGCCACCGGCCAAAACTGTTCGGGGGTGCCGACGGCCACCCGGTTATAGGTGCCGGGCACGGTCGAATCGGCCCGCACGGCGCCGGTGGGGGCGATGAACAGGTCGAGCGCGCTCTGCGTGTACTGCTCGACGAACGCCGGGGACTCGCCCACCAGAGGGTGTCCGGTGCCGCCCATGATCAGTGCGGTGGTGGCCGCCAGTTGAACAGTGATTGTCACCGACGCCGCCGCGGCGGCCGACACGGCCAGGCATAGCAAGCGCACAAAGGTGCCCATGGTGCCCACGGCGCCCCCCACACGCCACGCGCAACGCCCATGGTGGCTTCACCCGACCCACCACCGCGACCACGCTGCGCCATTGCAATTTCGCGGCCTCAGCCCATGGTGCGCCTGTTTCTCCAGTGCCGTGGCAAAAGCGGTTTCACAGAGATCCACATGGTTTCGCTGTGAAGGGCACTAAGCTGCTCAATCGAATTTGGTTGGCCGCCGGCAACGGCGCGCCACAACAAAAGGAGACCTCGTTCGATGAACAAGATGACGGCGGTAGCCGCGGCGGGCCTGGCCGCCGTTTCCTTGAGTTTCGCGCTCGTCGGGTGCGGTTCCGACAGCAAGAACGACAGCAAGACGTCCACCTCCACCTCCACCTCGACGTCCACTGAGACGTCGACGTCGAAATCCACTGAGACGTCGGCAAGTCCGGCGCCAGCCGCCGGCACGAACAAGACCATCCAGGATTACCTGAAGGAGAACCAGATCACCGAGACGCCGGTCAAGCGTGGCGATCCCGGTTCTCCCAACATCGATCTGGCAATGCCGCCAGGGTGGTCGGACGCCGGCCAGCAGACCCCGGACTGGGCGTACGGGGCGATCGTCTTCGACAGCCCGCAGGACAAGAATGATCCGCCGAGCATCATCGCGATCGTCTCCAAGTTGACCGGCAACGTCGACCCCGCGAAGGTTCTCGAATTCGCACCGGGTGAGCTGCAGAACCTGCCGGGGTGGACGCCGCTCGGCGATGGCGCCACCAAGAGCACGCTGAGCGGATTCGACGCCGTCCAGCTCGGTGGCAACTACACCAAAGACGGCAAGAAACGAATCATCGCCCAGAAGACGGTCGTGATTCCCGGCAAGGACGGTCTGTACGTCCTGCAGATGAACGCCGACGCGCTTGACGGGCAGGAGGGTCCGCTGATGGACGCGACCAACGTCATCGACGAGAAGACGACGATCACTCCCTGATCGGTGTCGTGGGGGCGGCTGTCGGTGCGTGCTTCGCGCGCCGGCAGCCGCTTTTTTCATTGGGAGTAGGTGCCAATTCGATTGCGGATGAAGAAGAATCGGCCCAACGAATACGCGGCCAGCCAGCTCACGTAGTGGGGTAGTCCACAGTTCCGCGTTCATCCACAGATCGGTTTTGGGCGTCGGTCGTTGTCGGTGGTTCGAACTAGTGTTCTAATCATGGGTTCGATCGATGCGGTGTTGGAGGCGCTCGACGATGTTGTCGAGGCGTTGGCCGCAGTCGATCTCGATGTGCTGGATCCACCGCAGCGATTCGCGGTGTTGGCGCGGTTGGAGACCGCGCGCCGCCGCCAGGTCGCGGTCTCGCACGCGGTGGTGGGGCGGTTGGAGCAGTTCGAGGGTTGCCCGCCGGTGCCGATCACGCTGGCCGATGTGTTGCGGATCAGTCCGCGCGAGGCCAAACGCCGGATCCGTGATGCCGAGCAGCTGGCGCCGCGGCGGGCGTTGACCGGCGAGCCACTACCCCCGCTGTTGCCGGAGACCGCGGCGGCCTGGCACGCCGGACTGCTCGACGGTGAGCATCTGCGAGTGATCCAGAGGTTCTTCCGCGACCTGCCCGACCATGTCCCCGCAGTGGAGGTGGAGAAGGCCGAACGCACCCTCGCCGAGCACGCGGCGATGCTGCGGCCCGATCAGGTGGACAAGATCGCCCACCGGCTGGCGTTGCACCTCAACCCCGACGGGGTGTTCTCCGAGGACGACCGGGCCCGCAAACGCGGATTCACCTGGTGCGGTGGACAACAGGTCGACGGCATGAGTGTCGGGCGGCTGATCGCCGACCCCGAGTTGCGGGCGCTGCTCGACGGCTGGTTCACCAAATTCGCCAGCCCCGGAGCGTGCAACCCCGCCGACCAAACCCCCACCCTGGCCCCGTCGACCGACGTGGCCGAGCGTGACCTGCGTAGCCACGCCCAACGCCAGCACGACGCGCTCACCGCCCTGGTCCGCGGTCAGCTCGGTGACCCGACACTCGGGCAGCACAACGGATTACCGGTCACGATGATCGTCTCAGCCACCCTGCAGGACATTCAGGCCAAGACCGGACACGCGGTCACCGCCACCGGCACCGGCACCCTGCTGCCGATCCCCGACGTCATCCGGATGGCCAGCCACGCCTACCACTACCTGGCCCTCTTCGACGGGGTCCGAGGCCAAGCGCTGTGGCTGGGCCGCACCAAACGCGTCGCGTCCGCTGATCAAAGG
Coding sequences within:
- a CDS encoding linear amide C-N hydrolase, with product MCTRVLWNTNDLAVLTGRSMDWPESTQPLIVGFPSGRDRDGSRPTGIVADPNPLRWTSRYASLVTTVYGLGTVDGLNEAGLAGHGLYLNETDFGPRDPAKPGVQAGLWLQYLLDQADTVAEALRLMDEIQPVKVSAHGRDANLHVALEDAGGDSAIIEFAQGRAVVHHGRQFTLMTNDPTYDEQLNLLSLQDFSHPSREMPLPGNVNPVDRFQRAAYYSALLPTPGSQREAIASVMAIMRNVSVPFGAPYGDFGVYNTEYRTVTDLTNRMYFFELTTSPNVVWVDMDRLKLDDTPVAVDPYDQSLIGDITDRFAPREMAF
- a CDS encoding LpqN/LpqT family lipoprotein → MNKMTAVAAAGLAAVSLSFALVGCGSDSKNDSKTSTSTSTSTSTETSTSKSTETSASPAPAAGTNKTIQDYLKENQITETPVKRGDPGSPNIDLAMPPGWSDAGQQTPDWAYGAIVFDSPQDKNDPPSIIAIVSKLTGNVDPAKVLEFAPGELQNLPGWTPLGDGATKSTLSGFDAVQLGGNYTKDGKKRIIAQKTVVIPGKDGLYVLQMNADALDGQEGPLMDATNVIDEKTTITP
- a CDS encoding TspO/MBR family protein is translated as MGKSIVATSLATAAAAVTGSIASRSGVETWYPRIRKPRYVPPNAVFPVAWTTLYADIAVTSAATIDKLRANGEDAKARSYIGALGVNLVLNAGWSWLFFKSHKLGPSAVAAGALAVSSADLARRSAAADPKFGAALAPYPLWCSFATLMSTDIWRLNR
- a CDS encoding IS481 family transposase, with translation MSHANARLTVHGRLLLVERIVKGHRPVSHVAAELGVSRQCAHRWVRRFRDEGVAGLSDRSSRPHRCPRRTSAVIEDAVLELRRASRRGQDWIGAELGLPARTISAILRRHQLPYLRDCDPLTGDVIRSSKATAVRYERARPGELIHMDVKKIGRIPDGGGWKAHGRAKSRSAAQRNARIGFDYVHSVVDDHSRLAYSEILPDEKGATCGEFLARAAEYFRAHGIPTIERLITDNHWSYRRSADVAAVIAGLGAKHVFIKPHCPWQNGKVERYNRTLQTEWAYQQIFTTNDARSAALAPWLEDYNNRRRHSALGGQPPISRLTPTS
- a CDS encoding PE-PPE domain-containing protein, whose translation is MGTFVRLLCLAVSAAAAASVTITVQLAATTALIMGGTGHPLVGESPAFVEQYTQSALDLFIAPTGAVRADSTVPGTYNRVAVGTPEQFWPVAGADRFDESVAAGADNLGNCLQGRTSCEARHLGAEGPALDYVVFGYSQSARIASIVKRDLIAQYRDSVGTTPAVSFVVVSNPNRPNGGFLERFAGLSIPFLGVTFDGATPTDSCDAGGTDCRFPTADIAQQYDGWADFPLRPLNLVADLNALAGIVYLHEHYTVSVAGALNQGTTGDTTYYLLPTQRLPLLMPLAQIGVPAPILDVLDAPLRVIVEWAYDRTTSPGEPTRATLANPTNPATMVRDLLTAIPVGLDDGLQEADLGRPLGTTPAGPFGVGGATLLAGPPPSSPAPAARGATVRPHGAAGPKPRALPARSARPQPGGTMPAHAGVGRQRTRF
- a CDS encoding HNH endonuclease signature motif containing protein, producing MGSIDAVLEALDDVVEALAAVDLDVLDPPQRFAVLARLETARRRQVAVSHAVVGRLEQFEGCPPVPITLADVLRISPREAKRRIRDAEQLAPRRALTGEPLPPLLPETAAAWHAGLLDGEHLRVIQRFFRDLPDHVPAVEVEKAERTLAEHAAMLRPDQVDKIAHRLALHLNPDGVFSEDDRARKRGFTWCGGQQVDGMSVGRLIADPELRALLDGWFTKFASPGACNPADQTPTLAPSTDVAERDLRSHAQRQHDALTALVRGQLGDPTLGQHNGLPVTMIVSATLQDIQAKTGHAVTATGTGTLLPIPDVIRMASHAYHYLALFDGVRGQALWLGRTKRVASADQRIMLHNKERGCTRPGCDKPGYLTEVHHVDEWAHGGLTNIDKLTLACPADHRLLDHGWKTRKLPNGDTEWIPPPQLPLAAGTNTYHHPERLLGN